Proteins from a single region of Corynebacterium casei LMG S-19264:
- a CDS encoding ferritin translates to MDEKLVTAINNQVTNEHQAAMIYTQLGYEMDDLSFPGMRDWFMAQAEEEREHAQKFAEHLLARGYRVELGDITMPAIKAPTPLDAFEAAYAHEQKVSEDIREIVRIADEVKDLDSRSILNWFMNEQIEEEDTVSEIIDQVKLVGNDGSGLLRIDRALSSRQPAIDA, encoded by the coding sequence ATGGATGAGAAGCTCGTAACCGCAATTAACAACCAGGTCACCAATGAGCACCAGGCTGCAATGATCTACACCCAGCTGGGCTACGAAATGGATGACTTGTCCTTCCCAGGTATGCGTGACTGGTTCATGGCTCAGGCTGAAGAAGAGCGTGAGCACGCTCAGAAGTTTGCAGAGCACCTGCTTGCACGCGGCTACCGCGTTGAGCTCGGTGACATCACCATGCCAGCAATCAAGGCTCCAACCCCATTGGACGCTTTCGAGGCTGCATACGCTCACGAGCAGAAGGTCTCCGAGGACATTCGCGAGATCGTCCGCATCGCTGATGAGGTTAAGGACCTGGACTCCCGTTCCATCCTGAACTGGTTCATGAACGAGCAGATTGAGGAAGAGGACACAGTTTCCGAAATCATCGACCAGGTCAAGCTGGTTGGCAACGACGGCTCTGGCCTGCTGCGCATCGACCGCGCCCTGTCTTCCCGCCAGCCTGCAATCGACGCCTAG
- the amn gene encoding AMP nucleosidase gives MSDLQHAHTVDEAIDRLVELYESSCQLARKSLETGDYDSYRHVVYPKIVVDVREWRPIDRSQPFGYVDESGRYSATLSKPYIIRDYLHEQLTRLTENYPCDIYVGQSSVRIPPEYIRNVGDVSEARRAGDVADAIPRPTLDEVHDAIIDGDWDAFHGEEKPLFHFGPQRFDIACARIEHYTGVEVDTVQKFILFTNYAMHTTEFVRFGLSQLTQEDSRYTALVLPNGETLHSDDAVNVDYEQLTLTSRFQMPRFDLVTAAGDGITMLNIGVGPSNAKTITDCLAVLRPEAWIMIGHCAGMDGRMRMGDLILGNAYQREDNLLDGHVGSRNPIPAIPEVQRMLELSVDEIYGKDKTLMRTGTVLSTDDRNWEWRTSRQLWEWLRASTAVAVDMESCTIAANGYRYRVPYGTLLSVSDLPLHAVPKLPAQAQAFYSNSKEAHVMCAVRTVEQLADNPQRLHTRKLRRTIGEVPFR, from the coding sequence ATGAGTGATTTGCAGCATGCGCACACGGTAGATGAAGCCATTGATCGACTAGTTGAGCTGTATGAATCATCGTGTCAGCTGGCACGAAAGTCTCTGGAAACCGGTGACTATGACTCATACCGGCACGTGGTTTATCCCAAGATTGTGGTTGATGTCCGCGAATGGCGTCCGATTGATCGTTCCCAACCATTCGGATACGTCGATGAATCAGGACGCTACAGCGCGACACTGTCCAAGCCATACATCATTCGGGACTATCTGCATGAGCAGCTCACGCGGCTGACTGAGAACTATCCCTGTGACATCTATGTCGGGCAGTCATCGGTACGCATCCCGCCGGAATACATCCGCAATGTTGGTGATGTTTCTGAGGCGCGCCGGGCTGGCGATGTCGCTGATGCCATCCCGCGCCCGACTCTCGATGAAGTCCATGACGCAATCATTGATGGTGATTGGGACGCTTTCCATGGCGAGGAAAAGCCACTGTTTCACTTCGGCCCGCAGCGCTTCGACATCGCGTGTGCGCGAATTGAGCACTACACGGGCGTGGAAGTGGACACGGTGCAAAAGTTCATTCTGTTTACCAACTACGCCATGCACACCACAGAATTCGTGCGCTTTGGCCTTAGCCAGCTCACCCAAGAAGACTCCCGCTACACCGCGCTGGTTCTTCCCAACGGGGAGACGCTGCATTCCGATGACGCCGTCAACGTCGACTACGAACAGCTGACTTTGACTTCACGTTTTCAAATGCCACGCTTCGACTTGGTCACCGCAGCAGGTGATGGCATCACGATGCTCAATATCGGCGTCGGGCCATCCAACGCGAAGACAATCACGGACTGTCTCGCGGTGCTGCGCCCCGAAGCCTGGATCATGATTGGCCACTGCGCCGGCATGGACGGACGCATGCGCATGGGGGACTTGATCCTCGGCAACGCGTACCAGCGCGAAGACAACCTGCTCGACGGCCATGTTGGATCACGCAATCCGATCCCGGCGATTCCGGAAGTCCAGCGCATGCTGGAACTATCAGTCGATGAAATCTATGGCAAAGACAAAACCCTCATGCGTACCGGCACGGTGTTATCCACCGATGATCGCAACTGGGAGTGGCGTACTAGTAGGCAGCTGTGGGAGTGGCTGCGGGCATCGACAGCCGTAGCGGTAGACATGGAATCCTGCACCATCGCGGCAAACGGCTACCGCTACCGCGTTCCCTACGGCACCTTGCTGTCTGTATCCGACCTCCCGCTGCATGCTGTGCCCAAATTGCCGGCCCAAGCCCAAGCTTTTTATTCGAACTCTAAAGAGGCGCACGTGATGTGTGCGGTGCGCACCGTCGAGCAATTAGCGGACAATCCGCAGCGGCTGCATACCCGCAAGTTACGCCGCACAATTGGGGAAGTTCCCTTCCGTTAA
- a CDS encoding Sir2 family NAD-dependent protein deacetylase, with protein sequence MAFHDAAVELAHRSALRSIARVVSDTAVPTPPKKALGGIVKQLRLGPAVVLTGAGVSTDSGIPDYRGPQGSLSRHRPMTYQEFRYDAAASHRYWARSFVGWRVMNQAQPNRTHHALVEFERAGLINGVITQNVDGLHKLAGTQSLVPLHGDMESVMCLECGQVEDRRAFDIRLDELNPGYLDSLLVSADMVNPDGDVTLDDAAVARFRMVGCIRCGSKLLKPDVVYFGESVPTARKEHAYKLLDAAASLLVAGSSLAVMSGMRFVLEARKQDKPVAIINGGPGCADTRATTLWRTQVGPAFDELLDALDLS encoded by the coding sequence ATGGCCTTCCATGACGCAGCTGTTGAACTGGCTCACCGCTCCGCATTGCGCTCGATTGCGCGGGTGGTCAGTGATACCGCTGTGCCGACGCCGCCGAAGAAGGCTTTAGGGGGCATCGTCAAGCAATTGCGTCTGGGGCCCGCCGTCGTGCTCACCGGGGCGGGTGTGTCCACCGACTCCGGCATCCCGGATTACCGGGGGCCGCAAGGTTCTTTGTCACGGCATCGGCCGATGACTTATCAAGAGTTTCGCTATGACGCGGCCGCCTCACACCGCTATTGGGCGCGTAGCTTTGTGGGCTGGCGGGTGATGAACCAAGCGCAGCCCAACCGCACCCACCATGCGCTGGTGGAATTTGAGCGCGCCGGGCTCATCAACGGCGTGATTACGCAAAATGTGGATGGCCTGCACAAACTAGCCGGAACGCAGTCTTTGGTGCCGCTGCACGGCGATATGGAATCCGTGATGTGCCTGGAATGTGGGCAGGTGGAAGACCGCCGGGCCTTTGATATTCGCCTGGATGAACTCAACCCCGGTTACCTGGATTCGCTGCTGGTCAGCGCCGATATGGTCAATCCGGATGGTGATGTCACCCTTGATGATGCGGCGGTCGCTCGCTTTCGCATGGTTGGCTGCATTCGCTGTGGGTCCAAGCTGCTGAAACCCGATGTGGTCTACTTCGGGGAGTCCGTTCCCACCGCGCGCAAAGAGCATGCATATAAGCTTCTCGATGCCGCCGCGTCCCTTCTTGTCGCCGGTTCCTCGCTGGCAGTGATGAGCGGAATGAGATTCGTGTTGGAAGCCCGCAAACAAGATAAACCAGTGGCCATTATCAACGGTGGCCCGGGCTGCGCCGATACCCGCGCTACTACCTTGTGGCGCACCCAAGTTGGCCCTGCTTTTGATGAACTCTTAGACGCTTTGGATCTGTCTTAA
- a CDS encoding DUF5979 domain-containing protein, producing MISPDTMPTALQTSAKRVFSIFAIVVLLLTLLVVPPKPFEADAQVTSAPQAPAQIGTCGASIALVFDLSSHVSAGTLEQTKQAARDFVTQMRGSVHQIGVYTYATDAPAQGSRNTSLDPVSVRDQAGVNQLHAKITGLTKPTGSADGANWDKGLRQVLDSSVDFETVYFFAGGAPNHDRNGSNRWLFGDTTETVEIENAVETATALRQEGTRVIPIAAGNNAVNGTVTTWTTLIGLNWLPDKINVPVLGMLEQLATNPQEVLRAVGTGLGSVPGQMVNFGVPACVQVNKELVDADGEVLSPGQGWQFDVALGNPPSGVRLDNAQLTTSAQGSALTKIRGLRSGESISVTLTERQQESYELVPIDGKPARCTIIRPGVPDIEVNPDSIGENGVRVNLQASDALSCTFSNRELVPVHLAKTVSASPQALLEQLRGYEFDFRYECKARGREIASGEFPNMLAEQSVMFPQRIPVGAECTVWEVFPPADPILQDLQTQWTVTGGTKLASGDSSQEFSFRVDSHPSVDGVTIGVHNSYVAQTGSLMIDKVLDAESVPANQVPGQFPVRYFCRYIPNPNDRPELGGGGTNPADVTSGYTTVSEAGVAIIDDLPVGTQCGFEEVAEDGSTPSIDGFTLNTTWASDACLDYREAGTGIRECQSNYIRIPQSGEFTLEIRNSYERQIGALGINVSLGGDAADRGQDLSYLLNVRCVAEGQEIFSQTGIQVTPGLTTRITGVPVGADCTVTESGTTVPGVEVTQAAPSTVVVSGGSETTTVEVPLTLSAQEGSVQLTSRHDVASEIDDPVFRAELLLAAVPVSAQCWEPGAVTPTEWEGTITDGGTAGLESFPAGTICQFSSDYVAPIGAEAHLSFSPGSVEVTAGETADVELEVHFDIATTRLVLQHSSGLTAAIPDAAQLVPDNYTYNYQCSDDTMGTWTLVSGETRYVEVQEGTQCTITLNTTTNQAVERATTWTTPAEQGQSSSTTDNGLVEVVVNIPTTEESATVNIAHRYSPVMIPADISLNTELRYPDGTSADDIREAVLGQQGYLMSYSCIRNDSEVAIASRVLDSGEPRSLELPVGAECNFTVGGEELVSATGPETTWDGTGTTTDAGYTLTQTLSPQKVHATHAYTVKLGGFNLKKKVDGEGVATIDGDRQFDLNYQCILGGQVVQPRVERGIGRFDPATAVMVTGIPVGSECLVTEDAGVAAEPNADLSTRWMISPDATGWDAPEQACSDADNCTPQADNFSALLTIRDRTIPNVDELLPDNGQNLPELDPYFQGTLIIWNTYVYDKVQLRVYNDLAVDGPELAGSEEFTYSYRCIDPRYEQGGNMPDPTIVGVLRVTGEGEATELIPDPDNPNGQSAVPPRPIPVGFECEIRQNMIAGYDAAVTAWFGDEPDDPVDPTLAHASTTWVMTAEFVDTDYPLHITNKYERARADLHVSSSYDTQRPGDVSAYLVNSDAPVNITWQCYDPVLDTTYGGTTPTPVGGDPQLVTLGDNGQRLPASAVCSFTGLSAQERIPEDFEDLVRTASVTRWEEDPDEGETIRHLQTDALNIQDVSLTSVNDTHVSFSLAFYVPQREMGITHIVEGDDDAMVVQEGDTFSYNYQCEMRLLPGQPAPFDRNGIFELGRDQQWSQLAPAGTTCTVMPQEPSPELAERIEENALRVQPNYGYRGSGEDNGELTRVILDQENPSIILGNTPEADEIDRGVALVFQSLFREDGEVAVQKENADGTALEGAAFAIYPASPDGSPSGEAVIEDMQWDPEYADDRSRFIARLVPGTYFLVETRSGNGAQLMPQPWRFTVAADPEPEILGDLQISLNSETDHSGLITIEEPTADEPWLIRVANIATGELPLTGGRGIWPGVGLGSSILLLAAAWYAHTKRRED from the coding sequence TCGGGATCAAGCGGGAGTGAACCAGCTGCACGCGAAAATCACCGGGTTAACCAAGCCGACGGGCTCAGCGGACGGGGCGAACTGGGATAAGGGTTTGAGACAAGTCTTGGATAGTAGCGTTGATTTCGAAACGGTGTATTTTTTCGCCGGCGGAGCACCAAACCATGACCGTAACGGCTCCAACCGGTGGCTGTTCGGCGATACCACTGAAACCGTTGAGATCGAGAATGCGGTGGAAACAGCCACTGCGCTTAGGCAGGAAGGCACCAGGGTCATCCCCATTGCGGCGGGAAATAATGCCGTGAATGGAACAGTCACCACCTGGACAACGCTGATTGGTCTGAACTGGCTCCCCGACAAGATCAACGTCCCGGTCTTAGGGATGCTCGAACAATTGGCTACTAATCCACAGGAAGTCCTGCGGGCAGTAGGAACCGGCCTCGGATCGGTGCCCGGTCAGATGGTGAACTTTGGCGTCCCCGCATGTGTCCAGGTCAATAAAGAGCTGGTCGATGCCGACGGAGAAGTCCTTTCTCCGGGGCAGGGCTGGCAATTCGATGTAGCACTGGGTAATCCCCCATCTGGAGTGAGGTTGGATAATGCCCAGTTAACCACCTCGGCTCAGGGAAGTGCCTTGACGAAGATTCGCGGTCTCCGATCTGGGGAATCGATATCCGTCACGCTGACTGAGCGGCAGCAGGAATCCTACGAGCTGGTTCCCATCGACGGGAAGCCTGCCCGCTGCACCATCATTCGGCCCGGGGTCCCTGATATCGAGGTCAACCCAGACTCCATCGGAGAAAACGGTGTTCGGGTTAACCTGCAGGCCAGTGACGCTCTTTCCTGTACTTTCAGCAACCGGGAGCTGGTCCCGGTCCACCTCGCCAAAACGGTCAGCGCCTCTCCGCAGGCACTTCTGGAGCAATTACGCGGATACGAATTCGATTTCCGTTATGAGTGCAAGGCCAGAGGCCGGGAGATCGCTTCGGGTGAATTTCCAAACATGCTCGCCGAGCAGTCCGTGATGTTTCCCCAGCGGATCCCCGTAGGGGCGGAATGCACCGTGTGGGAGGTATTCCCACCAGCCGATCCGATCCTGCAGGATCTGCAGACCCAATGGACCGTGACCGGTGGCACCAAGTTGGCCTCCGGGGATAGCTCCCAGGAATTTTCTTTCCGGGTGGACTCACATCCCTCCGTGGACGGGGTCACCATCGGAGTCCACAACTCTTATGTGGCGCAAACTGGTTCGCTGATGATCGACAAAGTCCTTGATGCGGAGTCGGTGCCTGCCAACCAAGTGCCGGGGCAGTTCCCGGTGCGTTACTTCTGTCGCTATATCCCGAATCCCAATGACCGCCCAGAACTCGGAGGCGGGGGCACCAACCCGGCAGATGTCACTTCCGGGTACACCACCGTCTCTGAAGCAGGCGTCGCAATCATCGATGATCTGCCTGTAGGTACGCAGTGCGGTTTCGAGGAAGTCGCCGAGGACGGTTCCACCCCGTCCATCGACGGCTTCACCTTGAACACCACCTGGGCATCTGATGCCTGCCTCGACTACCGGGAAGCCGGTACCGGTATCAGGGAATGCCAGTCCAACTACATCCGCATTCCACAGTCCGGGGAGTTTACCCTGGAAATCCGCAACAGTTACGAACGGCAGATCGGCGCCCTAGGCATCAACGTCAGCCTGGGTGGCGACGCTGCCGACCGAGGTCAGGATCTGAGCTACCTGCTTAATGTGCGGTGTGTCGCCGAGGGGCAGGAGATTTTCTCTCAGACGGGGATTCAGGTGACTCCGGGTTTGACCACCAGGATCACCGGTGTTCCGGTGGGTGCTGACTGCACAGTCACCGAGTCCGGCACCACTGTGCCGGGTGTGGAGGTCACCCAGGCGGCGCCATCGACCGTGGTGGTTTCCGGTGGCAGCGAGACCACCACGGTCGAGGTTCCTTTGACGTTGAGCGCACAGGAGGGAAGCGTGCAGCTGACTTCGCGGCACGACGTTGCCTCCGAGATCGATGACCCGGTGTTTAGAGCAGAACTGCTGCTGGCTGCGGTCCCGGTCAGTGCGCAGTGCTGGGAGCCCGGGGCAGTGACGCCCACCGAATGGGAGGGAACCATCACGGACGGTGGAACTGCTGGCCTGGAGAGTTTCCCGGCAGGCACGATCTGCCAATTCAGCTCGGATTACGTCGCACCCATCGGAGCAGAAGCCCACCTGTCCTTCTCACCCGGCTCGGTTGAGGTAACCGCAGGGGAGACGGCTGATGTAGAACTTGAGGTTCACTTTGATATCGCGACTACCAGACTGGTGCTGCAACACTCCTCGGGGTTGACCGCTGCTATTCCCGATGCTGCCCAGCTTGTTCCTGACAACTACACCTATAACTATCAGTGCTCCGATGACACCATGGGAACGTGGACCTTGGTCTCCGGCGAGACCCGGTATGTAGAGGTCCAGGAGGGCACACAGTGCACCATCACGTTGAACACCACCACTAATCAAGCGGTGGAACGTGCTACGACGTGGACGACACCGGCTGAGCAAGGGCAATCCAGCAGTACCACCGACAACGGTCTGGTGGAAGTGGTGGTGAATATCCCCACTACTGAAGAAAGCGCCACGGTGAATATCGCCCACCGGTACTCACCGGTGATGATTCCCGCAGATATCAGCCTCAATACTGAGTTGCGTTACCCCGATGGAACTTCAGCTGATGATATCCGGGAGGCGGTGCTGGGACAGCAGGGATATCTGATGAGCTACAGCTGTATCCGTAACGATTCTGAGGTGGCCATTGCGTCCCGCGTGCTGGATTCCGGTGAACCGCGGTCTCTGGAACTGCCCGTGGGGGCAGAATGTAACTTCACCGTGGGGGGCGAGGAACTGGTGTCTGCAACGGGACCGGAGACCACCTGGGATGGCACCGGCACGACCACGGATGCGGGTTACACCCTCACCCAGACCCTGTCGCCGCAAAAGGTGCACGCTACCCACGCCTACACAGTGAAGCTGGGTGGCTTCAACCTGAAGAAGAAGGTGGACGGCGAAGGTGTCGCGACGATTGATGGGGACCGCCAATTCGATCTGAACTACCAGTGCATCTTGGGCGGTCAGGTGGTGCAGCCCCGAGTCGAGCGTGGTATCGGTCGTTTCGACCCGGCGACAGCTGTGATGGTCACCGGAATTCCGGTTGGCTCAGAATGCCTGGTCACCGAGGACGCTGGGGTGGCGGCGGAACCGAATGCGGATCTATCCACCCGGTGGATGATTTCTCCTGATGCCACGGGTTGGGACGCTCCGGAACAGGCATGTTCTGACGCCGACAACTGCACCCCCCAGGCGGACAATTTTTCGGCGCTACTGACCATTCGCGATCGAACCATTCCCAATGTGGATGAACTGCTGCCAGATAACGGGCAGAACCTTCCTGAGTTAGACCCTTATTTCCAGGGCACTTTGATCATCTGGAACACCTACGTCTATGACAAGGTGCAGCTGCGTGTGTACAACGACCTGGCAGTGGATGGCCCGGAGCTGGCGGGATCGGAGGAATTCACCTATTCCTACCGCTGCATCGACCCCCGCTATGAGCAGGGCGGAAACATGCCGGACCCCACGATCGTCGGTGTGCTCCGGGTGACTGGAGAAGGTGAAGCCACTGAGCTGATCCCGGACCCGGATAATCCCAACGGGCAGAGCGCCGTGCCCCCGCGCCCGATCCCGGTGGGTTTCGAATGCGAAATTCGGCAGAACATGATTGCCGGTTATGACGCGGCAGTTACCGCTTGGTTTGGTGATGAGCCAGATGATCCCGTCGACCCGACCCTGGCTCATGCGTCCACCACCTGGGTGATGACTGCTGAATTCGTGGATACCGATTACCCGCTGCACATCACCAACAAATATGAGCGCGCTCGTGCCGATCTGCATGTGTCCAGTTCCTATGACACCCAGCGGCCCGGCGACGTATCCGCGTACCTGGTTAACAGCGATGCGCCGGTGAACATCACGTGGCAGTGCTATGACCCGGTGCTGGATACCACTTATGGTGGAACCACCCCGACCCCCGTCGGCGGGGACCCACAGCTAGTAACCTTGGGCGATAACGGCCAGCGGTTGCCTGCTTCCGCAGTGTGTTCGTTCACCGGGCTTTCTGCCCAGGAGCGGATTCCTGAGGACTTTGAGGATCTGGTCCGTACCGCGAGCGTGACGCGCTGGGAAGAAGACCCGGACGAGGGAGAGACCATCCGCCACCTGCAGACCGATGCCTTGAACATTCAGGATGTCAGCTTGACCTCGGTAAATGACACCCATGTTTCTTTCTCCCTTGCTTTCTATGTGCCACAACGCGAGATGGGTATCACACATATCGTGGAAGGAGACGATGATGCGATGGTGGTCCAGGAGGGCGACACCTTCAGCTACAACTACCAATGCGAAATGCGGCTCCTACCGGGGCAGCCGGCACCCTTCGACCGGAACGGAATCTTTGAGCTAGGTCGGGATCAGCAGTGGAGTCAGCTTGCCCCGGCAGGCACCACCTGTACTGTGATGCCCCAGGAGCCTTCCCCGGAGTTGGCGGAACGTATCGAGGAAAACGCGCTCCGCGTGCAGCCGAACTATGGGTACCGCGGTTCCGGCGAAGACAATGGTGAGCTGACCCGGGTGATTCTGGATCAGGAGAACCCGAGCATCATTCTGGGCAACACCCCGGAAGCCGATGAAATTGACCGCGGCGTGGCCCTGGTGTTCCAGAGCTTGTTCCGGGAGGATGGCGAGGTTGCCGTCCAGAAGGAAAACGCCGATGGTACGGCCCTGGAAGGTGCAGCATTCGCCATTTATCCTGCGTCGCCTGATGGAAGCCCCAGTGGTGAAGCAGTAATTGAGGATATGCAGTGGGATCCGGAGTACGCGGACGATCGCTCGCGCTTTATCGCGCGGCTGGTTCCTGGTACCTACTTCCTGGTGGAAACCCGAAGTGGTAACGGAGCGCAGTTGATGCCACAGCCGTGGCGGTTTACCGTCGCCGCCGACCCTGAGCCGGAGATTCTGGGGGATCTGCAGATCAGCCTCAACTCGGAGACTGACCACTCTGGCTTGATAACGATTGAGGAGCCGACAGCGGATGAACCCTGGTTGATCCGCGTCGCCAATATCGCCACCGGTGAACTCCCGCTGACCGGCGGTCGCGGCATCTGGCCGGGCGTTGGGCTGGGCAGCTCGATCCTGCTGCTGGCAGCGGCCTGGTATGCCCACACCAAACGGCGTGAAGATTAA
- a CDS encoding biliverdin-producing heme oxygenase, translating into MTVATSQPLSKALREATATAHDDAEGSDFMEQLLSGKLSIDAVAEFTGQLWFVYEALERAVRGIADVPLAASIVDRRLERQAALEADLAGMYGANWRDKIRILPATMKYVSRLEEITGTGDPVPVIAHHYVRYLGDVSGGQVIAARLGTYYGIDSESLNFYDFTAIGKIPPYRNDYREALDELELNEQQRELLLTEAQAAFRFNSGVFADLGKNYNVEAAE; encoded by the coding sequence ATGACAGTAGCTACTTCCCAGCCACTTTCAAAAGCGCTTCGAGAGGCTACCGCCACGGCGCACGATGATGCCGAGGGTTCGGACTTTATGGAGCAGCTGCTGAGCGGAAAGCTCAGCATCGACGCAGTTGCGGAATTTACCGGCCAGCTGTGGTTTGTTTATGAAGCGCTCGAGCGCGCAGTGCGCGGAATTGCAGATGTTCCACTGGCAGCGTCCATCGTCGACCGTCGCCTGGAGCGTCAGGCTGCGTTGGAAGCTGACCTGGCTGGAATGTACGGCGCTAACTGGCGCGATAAGATTCGTATTCTTCCTGCAACCATGAAGTACGTCTCCCGTCTGGAGGAGATCACCGGTACCGGTGACCCTGTTCCAGTGATTGCGCACCACTACGTGCGCTACCTCGGTGACGTTTCCGGCGGTCAGGTTATCGCGGCGCGTCTGGGCACTTACTACGGCATTGACTCGGAGTCTTTGAACTTCTACGACTTCACCGCAATCGGTAAGATTCCTCCATACCGCAACGATTACCGGGAGGCGCTGGATGAGTTGGAGCTGAATGAGCAGCAGCGTGAGCTTCTGTTGACCGAGGCGCAGGCGGCTTTCCGCTTCAACTCCGGTGTCTTTGCAGACCTGGGCAAGAACTACAACGTGGAAGCGGCAGAGTAG
- a CDS encoding VHS/ENTH/ANTH domain-containing protein, giving the protein MPAMNTGMLIPGSVPKGVKIENAREVTTSVPLSPNRALDIALDLINQLASNMKIAASGESISAKAKRKVPKATCVAMRVIPHIMANPKLIRNAQNANFCFGDIASILPPFI; this is encoded by the coding sequence GTGCCAGCCATGAACACTGGAATGCTTATACCAGGCAGCGTGCCGAAGGGAGTGAAAATAGAAAATGCCAGGGAGGTCACCACCAGTGTTCCGCTGAGCCCAAACAGGGCCCTCGATATTGCACTGGACCTCATAAACCAGCTAGCCAGCAACATGAAGATTGCGGCGAGTGGGGAGAGCATAAGTGCGAAAGCAAAAAGAAAAGTCCCTAAAGCTACGTGTGTGGCCATGAGGGTGATTCCACACATCATGGCAAATCCTAAACTTATAAGAAATGCACAAAACGCGAACTTTTGCTTTGGTGACATAGCAAGTATTCTCCCACCATTCATTTGA
- a CDS encoding esterase/lipase family protein, which produces MPAQDSLAELRAVISDHLKNFLSSNDDSEDASTKESKDESADVEIARPTEETEARELPGEPEVSGPHGPFAPIESALAELREWRNSPRRLGVPNTAPAVSLHNEVASEIAARLHADPSKAASFDNTGADEVSEGPSTRVGVASSDEGMEHAGSGSPVKSLPLGARLKPRGIFEDDWTAKLTPKRPWPVILIHGTCDSKGIWQLLGADLRQDGWAVFAPDYGTRATGLIPESAAQIDAYIQAVMHATGAEKVIVIGHSQGGLVARYWMRKLGGAQYVKHLVCMGTPNHGTTQGGILSTLVTNRRADNVMSSIIDAYFGPAGAQQIVGSEILNEVNRDGDLDEGVMYTNIVTRSDAVVVPPESCFLAPHKVKTGTVRNIYVQDFDRRAVVLHHDLPVDKRVRVIARTILRQIGPMLGSH; this is translated from the coding sequence TTGCCAGCTCAAGATTCATTAGCCGAACTTCGTGCAGTAATCTCCGACCACCTCAAGAACTTCCTCTCCTCCAATGACGACTCCGAAGATGCGTCCACTAAGGAGTCCAAAGACGAGTCCGCGGATGTCGAGATAGCCCGGCCGACTGAGGAAACTGAGGCACGAGAGCTGCCGGGCGAGCCGGAAGTGAGTGGTCCACACGGGCCGTTTGCGCCGATTGAGAGCGCGCTGGCGGAGCTGCGGGAGTGGCGTAATAGCCCGCGGCGTTTAGGGGTGCCAAATACGGCGCCGGCGGTGTCATTGCATAATGAGGTGGCGTCGGAGATTGCTGCGCGGTTGCATGCGGATCCATCGAAAGCAGCAAGCTTTGATAACACGGGCGCTGATGAGGTATCGGAGGGTCCCAGCACCCGTGTTGGGGTGGCTAGTTCCGATGAAGGAATGGAGCATGCTGGCTCCGGCAGCCCGGTGAAGTCTTTGCCGTTGGGTGCGCGTTTGAAACCGCGCGGAATCTTTGAAGATGACTGGACGGCGAAGCTGACGCCGAAGCGCCCGTGGCCGGTGATTCTCATTCACGGAACGTGTGATTCCAAGGGTATTTGGCAGTTGCTCGGCGCAGACTTACGCCAGGATGGCTGGGCCGTGTTCGCGCCTGATTATGGCACCCGCGCAACAGGTTTGATTCCGGAGTCGGCGGCGCAGATTGATGCCTATATCCAAGCGGTCATGCACGCTACCGGCGCGGAGAAGGTCATCGTCATTGGCCATTCCCAAGGCGGGCTGGTGGCGCGGTATTGGATGCGCAAGCTGGGCGGTGCGCAGTACGTCAAGCACCTGGTGTGCATGGGAACCCCCAATCACGGCACGACACAGGGCGGAATCTTGTCCACGCTGGTGACTAATCGCCGGGCAGATAACGTGATGTCTTCTATCATTGACGCCTACTTCGGGCCCGCTGGTGCGCAGCAGATTGTGGGCAGTGAGATCCTCAATGAAGTCAACCGTGACGGTGACTTGGATGAGGGCGTGATGTATACCAACATCGTCACGCGCTCTGATGCGGTGGTGGTACCGCCAGAATCCTGCTTCTTAGCACCGCACAAGGTGAAAACCGGCACGGTGCGCAATATCTACGTCCAAGACTTCGACCGCCGCGCAGTCGTCTTGCATCATGATTTGCCGGTGGATAAACGCGTACGCGTCATCGCCCGGACTATTCTGCGCCAGATTGGCCCCATGCTGGGATCACATTAA